The Candidatus Effluviviaceae Genus V sp. genome window below encodes:
- a CDS encoding tetratricopeptide repeat protein: protein MPTRRTKKSKKAAGQRPSDERARHIWTDRPWFWPVVVAAVALVLRVVYVLQVVDTPFFQTLGLDAKFYDRTAWSMLNGEGVEGAYFMSPLYSWFLAGLYRLFGRDLLIVRLVQSVVGAGSAVLTYRLADRIFDRRVALLSGFIAASYGAFIFYDGSVLMTPLLVFLSLLALYLLVEGAVRRHPLLILFSGAAIGLAAIGRASALVFTPVAALWLLFSPPRQEETEGRVVRPLRRPLHLALLLIAGVAIVVAPVTIRNVVASGDPVLITSNGGLNFYIGNSEIATGGYEKPAGLDIVSDPDGELIAEADAGRDLSPSEVSSYWYARARRYIAENPGAWASLLTRKLAFVMSSYELPQLENYYFQRRYSQLLSTPLPGFAVVAPLGLVGLVLAWKRRRARILLYFFAVYILTIVAFFVVSRYRLPAVPALIIGAAYAVVYFVERARELRWRSMVVPVLAVLALAVVVNANLYGIDRNRGFAQSHYRLGIIYGEQGETERAIREYEQAISIDPAYAKSYLNLGALLAEQGENEQAADVFRRAIRLDPEYADARINLAIILERRGMYDEALAQIDTVLTHDPGSARALKERGIALYRTGRRDEARETFERALAADATGREGPEIRFYLGVLQGRGGELSPQAVELMQEAEALVQVGRIQDALARLEEAAEAAPNSGEPLRRMASIKHGMGLVEEATQLVERALRVDPATPHAHFLLGVLLNEQMEHDRAVVAYEAEIRLNEDFAPPHLNLGLTYQYHLGNPNKALYHYRRYLELGGARRAEVEQLISSLNLEPSRR from the coding sequence ATGCCGACCAGGAGAACGAAGAAGTCGAAGAAGGCGGCGGGACAGAGACCGTCCGACGAGAGGGCCAGGCACATCTGGACCGACAGACCGTGGTTCTGGCCGGTCGTAGTAGCAGCGGTCGCGCTCGTCCTCCGCGTGGTCTACGTTCTTCAGGTTGTCGACACGCCCTTCTTTCAGACGCTCGGACTCGACGCGAAGTTCTACGACCGCACTGCGTGGTCCATGTTGAACGGCGAGGGCGTGGAGGGGGCCTACTTCATGTCCCCGCTCTACTCCTGGTTCCTCGCAGGCCTCTACCGGCTCTTCGGTCGTGATCTGCTCATCGTCCGGCTGGTGCAGTCGGTAGTCGGCGCCGGCTCGGCCGTGCTGACCTACCGGCTCGCCGACCGGATCTTCGATCGGCGGGTCGCCCTGCTCTCAGGCTTCATTGCGGCATCGTACGGCGCGTTCATCTTCTACGACGGCTCCGTTCTGATGACGCCGCTCCTCGTCTTTCTCAGCCTGCTCGCCCTGTATCTCCTGGTCGAGGGGGCCGTCCGCCGGCACCCGCTCCTCATTCTCTTCTCGGGCGCGGCGATCGGTCTGGCTGCGATAGGGCGGGCCTCGGCGCTGGTCTTCACGCCCGTCGCGGCGCTGTGGCTGCTCTTCTCGCCTCCCCGGCAAGAGGAGACGGAAGGTCGGGTGGTAAGACCACTGCGGCGTCCGCTCCACCTTGCTCTCCTGCTGATCGCCGGCGTGGCCATCGTCGTTGCGCCGGTCACGATCCGGAACGTCGTCGCGTCGGGCGACCCGGTACTCATCACATCGAACGGCGGGTTGAACTTCTACATCGGCAACAGCGAGATCGCAACGGGCGGGTACGAGAAGCCGGCGGGACTGGACATCGTCTCCGACCCCGACGGAGAGCTCATCGCGGAGGCCGATGCGGGGCGCGACCTGTCGCCGTCGGAGGTGTCGTCATACTGGTATGCCCGGGCGCGTCGGTACATCGCTGAGAATCCTGGAGCGTGGGCATCGCTCCTCACCAGGAAGCTGGCGTTCGTGATGAGCTCCTACGAGCTCCCGCAGCTCGAGAACTACTACTTCCAGCGACGGTACTCTCAGCTTCTGTCGACGCCTCTGCCCGGATTCGCGGTCGTCGCGCCGCTGGGGCTCGTCGGGCTCGTGCTGGCCTGGAAGCGGCGCCGGGCGCGTATCCTGCTCTACTTCTTCGCGGTGTACATCCTGACGATCGTCGCCTTCTTCGTCGTCTCGCGGTATCGGTTGCCTGCCGTGCCGGCCCTCATCATCGGTGCTGCCTACGCCGTCGTGTATTTCGTCGAGAGGGCGCGCGAGCTCCGGTGGAGGAGTATGGTCGTTCCGGTGCTCGCAGTGCTCGCGCTCGCCGTTGTCGTCAACGCGAACCTCTACGGAATCGACCGAAACAGGGGATTCGCCCAGTCGCATTACAGGCTGGGCATCATCTACGGCGAGCAGGGGGAGACCGAGAGAGCCATCAGAGAGTACGAGCAGGCGATCTCCATCGATCCGGCGTACGCGAAGAGCTATCTTAACCTCGGTGCGCTGCTCGCTGAGCAGGGTGAGAACGAGCAGGCCGCGGACGTCTTCCGGAGAGCGATCCGCCTGGACCCCGAGTACGCCGACGCCCGAATCAACCTGGCGATCATCCTGGAGCGCCGGGGCATGTACGACGAGGCGCTCGCGCAGATCGACACCGTGCTGACACACGATCCGGGAAGCGCCCGCGCCCTCAAGGAGCGGGGCATCGCCCTCTACCGCACCGGCAGAAGAGATGAGGCCAGGGAGACCTTCGAGCGGGCACTCGCCGCCGACGCCACGGGCCGCGAGGGACCGGAGATCCGGTTCTATCTGGGTGTGCTCCAGGGAAGGGGAGGCGAGCTCTCCCCACAGGCCGTCGAGCTCATGCAGGAAGCCGAGGCGCTCGTTCAGGTCGGGCGCATCCAGGATGCGCTCGCCCGACTCGAGGAGGCGGCTGAGGCAGCTCCGAACTCCGGGGAGCCGCTCCGGCGGATGGCGTCGATCAAGCACGGCATGGGCCTCGTTGAGGAAGCGACGCAGCTGGTCGAGCGGGCTCTGAGGGTCGATCCCGCGACGCCGCACGCCCACTTCCTTCTCGGCGTGCTCCTCAACGAACAGATGGAGCATGACCGGGCCGTCGTCGCTTACGAGGCTGAGATCCGCCTGAACGAGGACTTCGCCCCCCCGCACCTCAACCTGGGGCTCACCTACCAGTACCACCTCGGGAATCCCAACAAGGCCCTCTACCACTACAGACGCTATCTCGAGCTCGGCGGGGCGCGCCGAGCCGAGGTCGAGCAGCTCATCTCCTCACTCAACCTCGAGCCGTCGCGTCGGTAG
- a CDS encoding sulfatase-like hydrolase/transferase, with protein MPMRFERITIVLIIVLAVAAAVVWFRPGGTGPAEERERDAAGPGDVRLVILGVEGFEIDIVERLVADGRLPHIGNIMDQGAVQTFANLGKDTDPRVSWTSVATGMTPENHGFGVPSITRREQQVEPQPVPTNRTAETLWTIADSKGLRVCVAGWPGTWPAEEIDGLMVGPYEQYVLERAHGGDYAAGVHPPERLEFVDDLVFGPDAVERKDLLGFIDADSRLGPEALVGQNYKSLAKAYAGDRSTLDVALNGLRAVDADVVCVYLEGLNTVSQRFWHYMDPEPFERIDVRPDDEEFFAGQIEALGGTIDEYYEFVDTLLAELIDECGEEATIAIVSDHGYAGIEFDAHDRPKVGQHMHSEEGCWMASGPLLAPDVRIREGSITDFAPTVLAAAGIETGIDFDGEALSRALR; from the coding sequence ATGCCGATGAGATTTGAACGCATCACCATCGTCCTTATCATCGTCCTGGCCGTCGCCGCCGCCGTGGTGTGGTTCAGACCCGGAGGGACCGGCCCGGCTGAGGAGCGCGAACGCGACGCCGCGGGACCGGGCGACGTGCGGCTCGTGATCCTCGGTGTCGAGGGATTCGAGATCGACATCGTGGAGCGTCTCGTCGCCGACGGAAGGCTCCCGCACATCGGGAACATCATGGATCAGGGCGCCGTGCAGACCTTCGCGAATCTCGGCAAGGACACGGACCCGCGTGTCTCATGGACGAGCGTCGCAACAGGTATGACCCCCGAGAACCACGGCTTCGGCGTTCCAAGCATTACCCGCCGCGAGCAGCAGGTCGAGCCCCAGCCCGTGCCGACAAACCGCACCGCGGAGACGCTCTGGACGATCGCAGACTCGAAAGGGCTTCGTGTCTGCGTGGCCGGCTGGCCGGGGACCTGGCCTGCGGAGGAGATCGACGGCCTCATGGTGGGCCCCTACGAACAGTATGTGCTCGAGCGAGCTCACGGCGGGGACTACGCCGCGGGTGTCCACCCCCCCGAGCGGCTCGAGTTCGTGGACGATCTTGTGTTCGGACCGGATGCCGTCGAACGGAAGGACCTGCTGGGATTCATCGACGCGGATTCGAGACTCGGTCCTGAGGCGCTGGTCGGGCAGAACTACAAGAGCCTCGCCAAGGCGTACGCCGGTGACAGGAGTACGCTCGACGTGGCGCTCAACGGACTGCGCGCGGTCGATGCCGACGTGGTCTGCGTGTATCTCGAGGGGCTGAATACCGTGTCCCAGAGGTTCTGGCACTACATGGACCCGGAGCCCTTCGAACGGATCGATGTGCGGCCGGATGATGAGGAGTTCTTCGCCGGGCAGATCGAGGCGCTCGGCGGCACGATAGACGAGTACTACGAGTTCGTCGACACGCTTCTTGCCGAGCTGATCGATGAGTGCGGCGAGGAGGCGACCATAGCGATCGTCTCCGATCACGGATACGCCGGTATCGAGTTCGATGCTCACGACAGACCAAAGGTCGGACAGCACATGCACAGCGAAGAGGGTTGCTGGATGGCCTCGGGCCCGCTCCTTGCGCCGGACGTCCGGATCCGGGAGGGCTCGATCACCGACTTCGCGCCGACCGTGCTGGCGGCCGCCGGCATCGAGACCGGGATCGACTTCGACGGTGAGGCGCTGTCGCGCGCGCTCAGGTAG
- a CDS encoding glycine--tRNA ligase subunit beta, with protein sequence MPKDLLIEIGVEEIPASYVLPALKQFEEALAAELESARLSHGDIETMATPRRFAAIVRSIADAQETVSRTVTGPPARIAFDDDGKPTKAATGFARSQGVDVDALEVVDDYVRVDVVDQGGASSEVLPGLLARAIEAMTFPKTMRWGPDVRFARPIRWLVAMLGGEVLEFEYAGCAAGAETRGLRFHAPGPHALSGADEYRDVLARAHVVVDHQERRAFIAAEAARLAADECGGRVVTDEGLLDEVTFLTERPTVFAGRFDERFLELPRHVIIAAMKGHQRYFAVEREDGTLLPRFLCVANALPGAIEGIRQGNERVLVSRLDDAVFYWREDTRTPLASKVDRLKDVVWLEGLGSLYEKTERIESLAGLIAERLDVRDRELVLRAARLSKADLVTEMVKDGKEFTELQGSMGREYALQSGEPEAVADAIVEHYMPRFAGDALPEGPPGTILGLADRIDSIVGCFSAGLVPTGSQDPYALRRQAIGFIRIVGEKELELSIVEIVERAAELFGVEGDERRELVSAVVDFLRQRARVVLMESGHDYDLVDAVLGASFDDFVGVRPRLEALSHFREAEDFAPLVIGARRVTNILKGREDAQHDPAALTEPASVALEEARVAASNAVDRALAEGDHDAAVRELLRLRKPIDAFFDDVMVMVDDEKLRRARLGLLSEVRKLFLRMADFAQVVLEGEKEEGN encoded by the coding sequence ATGCCGAAGGACCTCCTGATTGAGATCGGGGTCGAGGAGATCCCCGCGTCGTACGTCCTTCCCGCGCTGAAGCAGTTCGAGGAGGCTCTTGCCGCCGAACTCGAGTCCGCGAGACTCTCGCACGGCGACATCGAGACGATGGCGACGCCGCGACGCTTCGCGGCGATCGTCCGGAGCATTGCCGATGCGCAGGAGACCGTCTCGAGGACGGTGACCGGCCCACCGGCCCGCATAGCGTTCGACGACGACGGGAAGCCCACCAAGGCCGCCACCGGCTTCGCGCGCTCGCAGGGTGTTGATGTCGACGCGCTCGAGGTGGTCGACGACTATGTTCGCGTCGATGTCGTGGACCAGGGGGGCGCTTCGTCCGAGGTCCTCCCCGGCCTTCTCGCGCGCGCCATCGAGGCGATGACGTTTCCCAAGACGATGCGGTGGGGGCCCGACGTCCGCTTCGCCCGGCCGATCCGCTGGCTCGTCGCGATGCTCGGAGGAGAGGTGCTCGAGTTCGAGTACGCGGGCTGCGCCGCCGGAGCCGAGACGCGGGGACTGCGGTTCCACGCGCCGGGACCGCACGCCCTGTCGGGAGCCGACGAGTACCGGGACGTGTTGGCGAGGGCGCACGTCGTGGTCGACCATCAGGAGAGACGCGCGTTCATCGCTGCCGAGGCCGCTCGCCTCGCCGCCGATGAGTGCGGCGGCCGCGTCGTGACCGACGAGGGGCTTCTCGACGAGGTCACCTTCCTGACCGAACGTCCGACGGTCTTCGCCGGACGCTTCGACGAGCGCTTCCTCGAGCTTCCGCGCCACGTCATCATCGCGGCGATGAAGGGCCACCAGCGCTACTTCGCCGTCGAGCGGGAGGACGGCACGCTTCTGCCGCGCTTCCTGTGTGTGGCGAACGCTCTGCCCGGGGCCATCGAGGGCATCCGGCAGGGGAACGAGCGCGTTCTCGTCTCGAGGCTCGACGACGCCGTCTTCTACTGGCGCGAGGACACGAGAACGCCGCTGGCCTCGAAGGTGGACCGTCTGAAGGACGTCGTCTGGCTCGAGGGCCTGGGGAGTCTCTACGAGAAGACCGAACGCATCGAATCGCTGGCGGGGCTCATCGCCGAACGGCTCGACGTCCGGGACCGCGAGCTCGTCCTCCGTGCCGCGCGTCTGTCGAAGGCCGACCTCGTGACCGAGATGGTCAAGGACGGCAAGGAGTTCACGGAGCTTCAGGGGTCGATGGGTCGGGAATATGCTCTTCAGTCCGGTGAACCGGAAGCCGTGGCGGACGCCATCGTCGAGCACTACATGCCTCGTTTTGCCGGAGACGCCTTGCCCGAGGGCCCCCCCGGCACCATCTTGGGTCTTGCGGACCGGATCGACTCGATCGTCGGCTGCTTCTCGGCCGGGCTCGTGCCGACCGGGTCCCAGGATCCGTATGCCCTCAGGCGGCAGGCCATCGGGTTCATCAGGATCGTAGGGGAGAAGGAACTCGAGCTCTCGATCGTCGAGATCGTCGAGAGAGCAGCGGAGCTCTTCGGCGTCGAGGGAGACGAGCGCCGCGAGCTCGTCTCCGCGGTCGTCGACTTCCTGCGCCAGCGCGCGCGCGTCGTCCTGATGGAGTCGGGTCACGACTACGACCTGGTCGACGCGGTGCTCGGCGCGTCGTTCGACGATTTCGTCGGCGTCCGTCCAAGGCTAGAGGCGCTCTCACACTTCCGGGAGGCGGAGGACTTCGCGCCGCTCGTCATCGGGGCCAGGCGCGTGACCAACATCCTGAAGGGTCGCGAGGATGCGCAGCACGATCCCGCCGCTCTCACGGAACCCGCGTCGGTCGCTCTCGAGGAGGCCCGCGTCGCGGCCTCAAACGCCGTCGACAGGGCGTTGGCCGAGGGTGACCACGACGCGGCGGTGCGGGAGCTTCTGAGACTGCGCAAACCGATCGACGCGTTCTTCGACGACGTGATGGTGATGGTCGATGACGAAAAGCTCCGTCGCGCCCGACTCGGTCTTCTCTCGGAAGTGCGGAAGCTCTTCCTGAGGATGGCCGATTTCGCGCAGGTTGTGTTGGAGGGTGAGAAGGAGGAGGGGAACTGA
- a CDS encoding glycine--tRNA ligase subunit alpha: MTQGRGFRFQDIILSLQDYWADYGCVIVQPYNSEVGAGTFNPATFLRSLGPEPWRVAYVEPSRRPKDGRYGENPIRMQQFLQYQVILKPAPADVLDVYFGSLEAIGIELKRHDVRLVEDDWESPTLGASGLGWEVWIDGMEITQFTYFQQAGSIDLAVIPAEITYGLGRIATFLQGVDRFFDLEWAPGVSFGELERQYEIEFSKFNFEEADIEFHRELFDRFEKEADRLLEKGILAPAYDYVLKCSHTFNILDARGAISVTERTGYIARVRRLARKSAILYMKQREEMGYPLLPPEERPGDGGSEGDAGEGAAEGRAV, from the coding sequence ATGACACAGGGGCGCGGATTCCGCTTCCAGGACATCATTCTGAGCCTTCAGGACTACTGGGCCGACTACGGATGCGTCATCGTGCAGCCGTACAACTCCGAGGTCGGCGCCGGGACGTTCAACCCGGCGACGTTCCTGCGGAGTCTCGGGCCGGAGCCCTGGAGAGTGGCCTACGTGGAGCCGTCGAGGCGACCGAAGGACGGGCGATACGGGGAGAACCCGATCCGCATGCAGCAGTTCCTGCAGTATCAGGTCATCCTCAAGCCGGCGCCGGCCGACGTGCTCGACGTCTACTTCGGCAGCCTCGAGGCGATCGGCATTGAGCTGAAGCGCCACGACGTGCGGCTCGTCGAGGACGACTGGGAGTCGCCGACGCTCGGCGCCTCCGGGCTGGGTTGGGAGGTCTGGATCGACGGCATGGAGATCACGCAGTTCACCTACTTCCAGCAGGCCGGAAGCATAGATCTCGCAGTGATCCCGGCAGAGATCACGTACGGTCTCGGCCGCATCGCCACGTTCCTGCAGGGCGTCGATCGGTTCTTCGACCTCGAGTGGGCGCCAGGGGTATCGTTCGGCGAGCTTGAGCGTCAGTACGAGATCGAGTTCTCGAAGTTCAACTTCGAGGAGGCCGACATCGAGTTCCATCGCGAGCTCTTCGACCGCTTCGAGAAGGAGGCCGACAGGCTTCTCGAGAAGGGGATCCTCGCGCCGGCCTACGACTACGTTCTGAAGTGTTCCCACACGTTCAACATCCTCGACGCGCGCGGCGCCATCAGCGTCACGGAGCGGACCGGCTACATCGCCCGCGTGCGCCGGCTCGCCAGGAAGTCGGCGATCCTCTACATGAAGCAGCGGGAGGAGATGGGCTACCCGCTCCTGCCGCCGGAGGAACGTCCCGGGGACGGCGGCTCGGAGGGCGATGCAGGGGAGGGCGCCGCGGAAGGGAGGGCCGTCTGA
- the recO gene encoding DNA repair protein RecO, with protein sequence MAPVTSRGVVLRTYTIGETSKVVVCYTRDYGKVRLVAKGARKGGSRFGAALEPMMVSGVVFYLKEGRDLHLLSSADIEHEEAPLRRDAVRMAYGSVLVELVDRLVPELEPVPGLEGALEAGLSAAASAPEGDLDALIWRFTMALARRLGYEPQTGRCVVCGREPGDAPGFSPLLGGAVCGTCLGGRRAEGAARGNVAEIMLRLSRGEPVRSEGLAAPLRDEVTEVLLSFLESHTDRRLKLRSLGFLAQLRRMDHKSKGTKGQP encoded by the coding sequence GTGGCGCCCGTGACATCGCGGGGCGTCGTCCTCCGTACGTACACGATCGGCGAGACGAGCAAGGTCGTCGTATGCTATACTCGCGATTACGGTAAGGTGCGGTTGGTGGCGAAGGGTGCGAGGAAGGGTGGAAGCCGCTTCGGTGCCGCCCTGGAACCCATGATGGTCTCCGGGGTGGTTTTCTACCTGAAGGAGGGTCGGGACCTCCACCTGCTGTCGTCGGCCGATATAGAGCACGAGGAGGCACCTCTCAGACGGGACGCCGTGCGCATGGCGTACGGCTCAGTGCTCGTCGAGCTCGTGGACCGGCTGGTTCCCGAGCTGGAGCCGGTGCCGGGGCTCGAGGGAGCGCTCGAGGCCGGACTCTCGGCGGCGGCCTCCGCGCCGGAGGGCGACCTCGACGCGCTCATCTGGCGCTTCACCATGGCGCTGGCGCGCAGACTGGGCTACGAGCCCCAGACGGGGCGCTGCGTCGTCTGCGGCCGGGAGCCGGGGGACGCGCCGGGGTTCTCGCCGCTTCTGGGAGGCGCCGTCTGCGGCACCTGCCTCGGCGGCCGGCGGGCCGAGGGAGCCGCCCGGGGGAACGTCGCTGAGATCATGCTGCGGCTTTCCCGCGGTGAGCCCGTCCGGTCGGAAGGTCTCGCGGCTCCTCTCCGCGACGAGGTGACCGAGGTTCTCCTGTCATTCCTGGAATCCCATACGGACCGGAGGCTCAAACTCCGATCGCTCGGGTTCCTGGCGCAGCTTCGACGGATGGACCACAAGTCGAAGGGGACGAAGGGACAACCATGA
- the mgtE gene encoding magnesium transporter: MVDGVPDGGVRGLPGRRRGQGTRQRLSSDHAEPDVRLLHPRSQGRCAGAADDGQRGAPVHHLGRSADPDRERTGHGERSMRDVGEIEILEIDPESAPPEIAGQVAGLHPADAALALDRLEAEQIAHVLPMLPAEMAADVLVNLENHSLEDLLEDMPAEVVAALARVLESDDAADVVGALEETRQFDVLSLIDDESRADIETLLRYADESAGGIMSSELVYVNRDARVQDAVDLIRQAADEIDEIHNVYVTDRYKRLRGVLPLRKLVLARPETKVSDIMEPDVVSVSTEMDQEDVAHVFRKYDLVAIPVIDRLGQLVGRITVDDIIDVIHEETEEDISIMAGTSDDEYQEESALRVSRIRLPWLVVGAVGGLGSATVMNLYRLSLEKVLALAFFIPVITAMGGNVGLQTSTIIVRGMHGDPGLPGDARARLVREWRVALTNALVLGAAVYLIVGLWLGDWGLALVVGSALASVILVAATLGTVMPFLLRNMGIDPAVAQGPFVTTLNDVIGILVYLGLATLFIDRLV, translated from the coding sequence ATGGTCGATGGCGTTCCTGACGGCGGAGTCCGCGGGCTGCCTGGACGACGCCGTGGGCAGGGAACTCGTCAGCGTCTTTCTTCCGACCACGCCGAACCCGACGTCCGGCTACTTCATCCTCGTTCCCAGGGAAGATGTGCGGGAGCTGCCGATGACGGTCAACGAGGGGCTCCGGTACATCATCTCGGCCGGAGCGCTGACCCGGACCGCGAACGGACCGGGCACGGAGAGCGGAGCATGAGGGACGTCGGCGAGATCGAGATCCTCGAGATCGATCCGGAGAGCGCGCCGCCGGAGATCGCCGGGCAGGTCGCCGGGCTCCATCCCGCCGACGCGGCGCTCGCTCTCGATCGCCTCGAGGCTGAGCAGATCGCGCACGTACTGCCGATGCTGCCGGCCGAGATGGCGGCCGACGTCCTGGTTAACCTCGAGAACCACAGTCTCGAGGACCTCCTCGAGGACATGCCGGCAGAGGTCGTGGCCGCTCTCGCGCGCGTGCTCGAGTCGGACGACGCCGCCGACGTCGTCGGGGCGCTCGAGGAGACTCGTCAGTTCGACGTGCTCTCCCTGATCGACGACGAGAGCAGGGCGGACATCGAGACGCTGCTCAGATACGCCGACGAGTCGGCGGGCGGCATCATGTCCTCCGAGCTCGTCTACGTCAACCGCGATGCGCGTGTCCAGGACGCGGTCGACCTCATCCGACAGGCCGCCGATGAGATCGACGAGATCCACAACGTCTACGTGACCGACCGCTACAAGCGACTTCGCGGCGTGCTGCCGCTCAGGAAGCTCGTCCTGGCGAGGCCCGAGACGAAGGTCTCGGACATCATGGAGCCCGATGTCGTATCGGTCTCCACCGAGATGGACCAGGAGGACGTCGCCCACGTCTTCAGGAAGTACGACCTCGTGGCGATTCCGGTCATCGACAGGCTGGGGCAGCTCGTGGGCCGAATCACGGTCGACGACATCATCGACGTCATCCACGAGGAGACCGAAGAGGACATCAGCATCATGGCCGGCACGAGCGACGACGAGTATCAGGAGGAGTCGGCGCTCAGGGTCTCGCGCATCCGGCTCCCGTGGCTCGTCGTCGGCGCGGTCGGCGGTCTGGGTTCGGCGACGGTCATGAACCTCTATCGTCTGTCGCTCGAGAAGGTGCTCGCGCTGGCCTTCTTCATCCCCGTCATCACGGCGATGGGCGGCAACGTGGGGCTCCAGACGTCGACCATCATCGTTCGTGGCATGCACGGCGACCCCGGGCTCCCCGGTGACGCCAGGGCCCGGCTGGTCCGCGAGTGGCGCGTGGCGCTGACGAACGCTCTGGTCCTCGGGGCCGCCGTCTATCTCATTGTGGGGCTCTGGCTCGGCGATTGGGGGCTCGCTCTCGTCGTGGGCTCCGCGCTCGCCTCGGTGATCCTCGTCGCCGCGACGCTGGGAACGGTGATGCCGTTCCTGCTCAGGAACATGGGCATCGACCCGGCCGTCGCCCAGGGACCCTTCGTGACGACGCTGAACGACGTCATCGGGATCCTCGTGTATCTGGGACTCGCGACGCTGTTCATCGACAGACTGGTCTGA
- a CDS encoding DUF502 domain-containing protein: MEERQDSRVDGATSGTASTPVAGGTTEGSSESVGRVLRRYFLTGLAVILPAAVSAFILWRLFVALDSILGRFVQVYYGRPVPGVGFVALVVLILGIGAIASNIIGRRLIGMVETLLERIPVVRWIYMTIKQLFSAILEERSTSFRKVVLIPFPHPGTWSMAFLTAESAGCLDDAVGRELVSVFLPTTPNPTSGYFILVPREDVRELPMTVNEGLRYIISAGALTRTANGPGTESGA, from the coding sequence TTGGAAGAGAGGCAAGACAGCCGCGTAGACGGGGCGACGAGCGGGACCGCATCCACGCCGGTCGCCGGCGGGACGACGGAGGGCTCGTCTGAGAGCGTGGGCCGCGTGCTCCGCCGCTACTTCCTGACGGGTCTGGCCGTCATCCTGCCGGCCGCCGTCAGCGCGTTCATCCTGTGGCGGCTCTTCGTCGCGCTCGACTCGATCCTCGGCAGGTTCGTCCAGGTCTACTACGGACGGCCGGTGCCCGGCGTGGGGTTCGTCGCGCTCGTCGTGCTCATTCTGGGCATCGGCGCGATCGCCAGCAACATCATAGGCCGGCGCCTCATCGGCATGGTCGAGACACTGCTCGAGCGGATACCTGTCGTGCGCTGGATCTACATGACCATCAAGCAGCTCTTCTCGGCGATACTCGAGGAGCGGTCGACCAGCTTCAGGAAGGTCGTCCTGATACCGTTCCCGCATCCGGGGACATGGTCGATGGCGTTCCTGACGGCGGAGTCCGCGGGCTGCCTGGACGACGCCGTGGGCAGGGAACTCGTCAGCGTCTTTCTTCCGACCACGCCGAACCCGACGTCCGGCTACTTCATCCTCGTTCCCAGGGAAGATGTGCGGGAGCTGCCGATGACGGTCAACGAGGGGCTCCGGTACATCATCTCGGCCGGAGCGCTGACCCGGACCGCGAACGGACCGGGCACGGAGAGCGGAGCATGA